The Delphinus delphis chromosome 10, mDelDel1.2, whole genome shotgun sequence genome includes a region encoding these proteins:
- the SMIM40 gene encoding small integral membrane protein 40 gives MAEEEGDVDEEDVFLAFARRPSPPRGPLRQAMDKAFFIFLVLTLTLLTLEAVYKLLWLLPWAKFGDWLLRTPQMEEELEL, from the coding sequence ATGGCTGAGGAGGAGGGTGATGTGGACGAGGAGGACGTGTTCCTGGCGTTTGCCCGGAGGCCCTCTCCTCCCAGGGGTCCCCTGCGGCAGGCCATGGACAAGGCCTTCTTTATCTTCCTGGTCCTCACCCTGACACTACTGACGCTGGAGGCTGTTTATAAGCTGCTATGGCTGTTACCATGGGCAAAGTTTGGGGACTGGCTCCTGAGAACACCTCAGATGGAGGAGGAGCTGGAACTGTGA
- the DAXX gene encoding death domain-associated protein 6 isoform X1 — translation MATANSIIVLDDDDEDEAAALPGPSHPPPNPASPRAEAPGSSQPHGAGGSSSSGGKKCYKLENEKLFEEFLELCKTQTADHPEVVPFLYNRQQRAHSLFLASAEFCNILSRVLSRAQSRPAKLYVYINELCTVLKAHSAKKKLNLAPAATTSSEPSGNNPPADPSLDPTSAETTASEAPRTHGSRRQIQRLEQLLALYVAEIRRLQEKELDLSELDDPDSTYLQEARLKRKLIRLFGRLCELKDCSSLTGRVIEQRIPYRGTRYPEVNRRIERLINKPGPDTFPDYGDVLRAVEKAAARHSLGLPRQQLQLMAQDAFRDVGIRLQERRHLDLIYNFGCHLTDDYRPGIDPALSDPALARRLRENRSLAMSRLDEVISKYAMMQDKSEESERQKRRARLPQATPSHSADPSKASLDSGEGPSGMASQECPTTSKAETDDEDEESDEEEEEEEEEEDEEEDEEATDSEEEEDLEQMQEGQGDDEEEEEEEDEDEEAGKDGDKSPMSPLQISTEKNLEPRKGISGSLGEQQNKGLTVSPSSLAEEPPAPSSVVAESSGEHLEELPLEEESPMSQLFELEIEALPLDTTPSPEERDVTSSRKQSEDPLTTVLENGAAMVTSTSFNGGVSPHTWGDSSPPHKKSRKEKQTEAGPLGKSYVERQRAVHEKTHTLPSPPSPLASMAPVADSSTRVDSPSHGLVTSSLCSPFPARLFDTPQSQPSRPGTFKMSVATQCDPEEIIVLSDSD, via the exons ATGGCCACCGCTAACAGCATCATCGTgctggatgatgatgatgaagatgaagcAGCTGCTCTGCCAgggccctcccacccaccccccaatccGGCCTCACCCAGGGCAGAAGCCCCTGGCTCCTCTCAGCCCCATGGGGCTGGAGGAAGCAGTAGTTCGGGCGGCAAGAAATGCTACAAGTTGGAGAATGAGAAGCTGTTTGAAGAG TTCCTTGAACTGTGTAAGACGCAGACGGCGGACCACCCTGAGGTGGTCCCGTTCCTCTATAACCGGCAGCAGCGGGCCCACTCTCTGTTTTTGGCCTCGGCGGAGTTCTGCAACATCCTCTCTCGGGTCCTCTCTCGGGCCCAGAGCCGGCCAGCTAAGCTCTATGTCTACATTAATGAGCTCTGCACTGTTCTCAAGGCCCACTCAGCCAAGAAGAAGCTGAACCTGGCCCCTGCTGCCACCACCTCTAGTGAGCCCTCTGGGAATAACCCTCCCGCAGACCCCTCCTTGGACCCCACAAGTGCTGAGACCACTGCCTCTGAGGCCCCAAGGACCCATGGCTCCCGGCGGCAGATCCAGCGCTTGGAGCAGCTGCTGGCACTCTACGTGGCAGAGATCCGGCGGCTGCAGGAAAAGGAGTTGGATCTCTCAGAATTGGATGACCCAGACTCCACTTACCTGCAGGAGGCGAGGTTGAAGCGTAAGCTGATCCGCCTCTTTGGGCGGCTGTGTGAGCTGAAAGACTGCTCTTCACTGACAGGCCGGGTCATAGAGCAGCGCATCCCCTACCGTGGTACCCGCTACCCAGAGGTCAACAGGCGCATTGAGCGGCTCATCAACAAGCCAGGGCCTGATACCTTCCCTGACTATGGAGACGTACTGCGGGCTGTAGAGAAGGCAGCTGCTCGGCACAGCCTTGGCCTCCCCCGACAGCAGCTCCAGCTCATGGCTCAGGATGCCTTCCGAGATGTGGGCATCAGGTTACAGGAGCGTCGCCACCTTGATCTCATCTACAACTTTGGCTGTCACCTCACAGATGACTATAGGCCAG GCATTGATCCCGCACTGTCAGATCCTGCCCTGGCTCGGCGCCTGCGGGAGAACCGGAGCTTGGCTATGAGCCGGCTGGATGAGGTCATCTCCAAGTATGCAATGATGCAAGACAAGAGCGAGGAGAGcgagagacagaagagaagagcGCGGCTCCCCCAAGCCACCCCTTCCCACTCTGCAGACCCCTCCAAAGCCTCCTTGGATTCTGGTGAG GGCCCTAGTGGGATGGCATCCCAGGAGTGCCCTACCACCTCCAAGGCTGAGACCGATGATGAAGATGAGGAAagtgatgaggaggaggaggaagaggaggaagaggaagatgaggAGGAAGACGAGGAGGCCACAGATTCCGAAGAAGAGGAGGATCTGGAACAGATGCAGGAAGGTCAGGGGGAcgatgaagaggaggaggaggaggaggacgaggacgaggaagcAG ggaAGGATGGAGATAAGAGCCCCATGTCCCCACTACAGATCTCCACTGAAAAGAACCTGGAACCTCGCAAAGGGATCAGCGGGTCGTTGGGGGAGCAGCAAAACAAAGGACTCACAGTGTCACCATCTTCACTGGCAGAAGAGCCCCCGGCCCCCTCCAGCGTAGTTGCTGAAAGCAGTGGAGAGCACCTCGAGGAGTTGCCCCTGGAGGAGGAGAGCCCTATGTCTCAGCTCTTTGAGCTAGAGATTGAAGCCTTGCCCCTGGATACTACTCCTTCCCCTGAGGAGAGGGACgttacctcttccaggaagcaaTCAGAAGACCCTCTCACCACTGTCTTGGAGAATGGAGCAGCCATGGTCACCTCCACTTCCTTCAACGGAGGCGTCTCTCCTCACACCTGGGGAGATTCCAGTCCTCCCCACAAGAAATCTCGGAAGGAGAAGCAAACAGAAGCCGGGCCATTAGGAAAGAG CTATGTGGAAAGGCAAAGGGCAGTGCATGAGAAGACACATACTCTGCCCAGCCCGCCTTCCCCCTTGGCTTCCATGGCTCCAGTTGCCGATTCCTCCACAAGGGTGGATTCTCCTAGCCACGGCCTGGTGACCAGCTCCCTCTGTAGCCCATTTCCAGCCCGGTTGTTCGACACCCCACAATCACAACCCTCCAGACCTGGTACTTTTAAG ATGAGTGTGGCCACACAGTGCGATCCAGAGGAGATCATCGTGCTCTCAGACTCTGATTAa
- the DAXX gene encoding death domain-associated protein 6 isoform X2, with product MATANSIIVLDDDDEDEAAALPGPSHPPPNPASPRAEAPGSSQPHGAGGSSSSGGKKCYKLENEKLFEEAHSAKKKLNLAPAATTSSEPSGNNPPADPSLDPTSAETTASEAPRTHGSRRQIQRLEQLLALYVAEIRRLQEKELDLSELDDPDSTYLQEARLKRKLIRLFGRLCELKDCSSLTGRVIEQRIPYRGTRYPEVNRRIERLINKPGPDTFPDYGDVLRAVEKAAARHSLGLPRQQLQLMAQDAFRDVGIRLQERRHLDLIYNFGCHLTDDYRPGIDPALSDPALARRLRENRSLAMSRLDEVISKYAMMQDKSEESERQKRRARLPQATPSHSADPSKASLDSGEGPSGMASQECPTTSKAETDDEDEESDEEEEEEEEEEDEEEDEEATDSEEEEDLEQMQEGQGDDEEEEEEEDEDEEAGKDGDKSPMSPLQISTEKNLEPRKGISGSLGEQQNKGLTVSPSSLAEEPPAPSSVVAESSGEHLEELPLEEESPMSQLFELEIEALPLDTTPSPEERDVTSSRKQSEDPLTTVLENGAAMVTSTSFNGGVSPHTWGDSSPPHKKSRKEKQTEAGPLGKSYVERQRAVHEKTHTLPSPPSPLASMAPVADSSTRVDSPSHGLVTSSLCSPFPARLFDTPQSQPSRPGTFKMSVATQCDPEEIIVLSDSD from the exons ATGGCCACCGCTAACAGCATCATCGTgctggatgatgatgatgaagatgaagcAGCTGCTCTGCCAgggccctcccacccaccccccaatccGGCCTCACCCAGGGCAGAAGCCCCTGGCTCCTCTCAGCCCCATGGGGCTGGAGGAAGCAGTAGTTCGGGCGGCAAGAAATGCTACAAGTTGGAGAATGAGAAGCTGTTTGAAGAG GCCCACTCAGCCAAGAAGAAGCTGAACCTGGCCCCTGCTGCCACCACCTCTAGTGAGCCCTCTGGGAATAACCCTCCCGCAGACCCCTCCTTGGACCCCACAAGTGCTGAGACCACTGCCTCTGAGGCCCCAAGGACCCATGGCTCCCGGCGGCAGATCCAGCGCTTGGAGCAGCTGCTGGCACTCTACGTGGCAGAGATCCGGCGGCTGCAGGAAAAGGAGTTGGATCTCTCAGAATTGGATGACCCAGACTCCACTTACCTGCAGGAGGCGAGGTTGAAGCGTAAGCTGATCCGCCTCTTTGGGCGGCTGTGTGAGCTGAAAGACTGCTCTTCACTGACAGGCCGGGTCATAGAGCAGCGCATCCCCTACCGTGGTACCCGCTACCCAGAGGTCAACAGGCGCATTGAGCGGCTCATCAACAAGCCAGGGCCTGATACCTTCCCTGACTATGGAGACGTACTGCGGGCTGTAGAGAAGGCAGCTGCTCGGCACAGCCTTGGCCTCCCCCGACAGCAGCTCCAGCTCATGGCTCAGGATGCCTTCCGAGATGTGGGCATCAGGTTACAGGAGCGTCGCCACCTTGATCTCATCTACAACTTTGGCTGTCACCTCACAGATGACTATAGGCCAG GCATTGATCCCGCACTGTCAGATCCTGCCCTGGCTCGGCGCCTGCGGGAGAACCGGAGCTTGGCTATGAGCCGGCTGGATGAGGTCATCTCCAAGTATGCAATGATGCAAGACAAGAGCGAGGAGAGcgagagacagaagagaagagcGCGGCTCCCCCAAGCCACCCCTTCCCACTCTGCAGACCCCTCCAAAGCCTCCTTGGATTCTGGTGAG GGCCCTAGTGGGATGGCATCCCAGGAGTGCCCTACCACCTCCAAGGCTGAGACCGATGATGAAGATGAGGAAagtgatgaggaggaggaggaagaggaggaagaggaagatgaggAGGAAGACGAGGAGGCCACAGATTCCGAAGAAGAGGAGGATCTGGAACAGATGCAGGAAGGTCAGGGGGAcgatgaagaggaggaggaggaggaggacgaggacgaggaagcAG ggaAGGATGGAGATAAGAGCCCCATGTCCCCACTACAGATCTCCACTGAAAAGAACCTGGAACCTCGCAAAGGGATCAGCGGGTCGTTGGGGGAGCAGCAAAACAAAGGACTCACAGTGTCACCATCTTCACTGGCAGAAGAGCCCCCGGCCCCCTCCAGCGTAGTTGCTGAAAGCAGTGGAGAGCACCTCGAGGAGTTGCCCCTGGAGGAGGAGAGCCCTATGTCTCAGCTCTTTGAGCTAGAGATTGAAGCCTTGCCCCTGGATACTACTCCTTCCCCTGAGGAGAGGGACgttacctcttccaggaagcaaTCAGAAGACCCTCTCACCACTGTCTTGGAGAATGGAGCAGCCATGGTCACCTCCACTTCCTTCAACGGAGGCGTCTCTCCTCACACCTGGGGAGATTCCAGTCCTCCCCACAAGAAATCTCGGAAGGAGAAGCAAACAGAAGCCGGGCCATTAGGAAAGAG CTATGTGGAAAGGCAAAGGGCAGTGCATGAGAAGACACATACTCTGCCCAGCCCGCCTTCCCCCTTGGCTTCCATGGCTCCAGTTGCCGATTCCTCCACAAGGGTGGATTCTCCTAGCCACGGCCTGGTGACCAGCTCCCTCTGTAGCCCATTTCCAGCCCGGTTGTTCGACACCCCACAATCACAACCCTCCAGACCTGGTACTTTTAAG ATGAGTGTGGCCACACAGTGCGATCCAGAGGAGATCATCGTGCTCTCAGACTCTGATTAa
- the DAXX gene encoding death domain-associated protein 6 isoform X3 translates to MATANSIIVLDDDDEDEAAALPGPSHPPPNPASPRAEAPGSSQPHGAGGSSSSGGKKCYKLENEKLFEEFLELCKTQTADHPEVVPFLYNRQQRAHSLFLASAEFCNILSRVLSRAQSRPAKLYVYINELCTVLKAHSAKKKLNLAPAATTSSEPSGNNPPADPSLDPTSAETTASEAPRTHGSRRQIQRLEQLLALYVAEIRRLQEKELDLSELDDPDSTYLQEARLKRKLIRLFGRLCELKDCSSLTGRVIEQRIPYRGTRYPEVNRRIERLINKPGPDTFPDYGDVLRAVEKAAARHSLGLPRQQLQLMAQDAFRDVGIRLQERRHLDLIYNFGCHLTDDYRPGIDPALSDPALARRLRENRSLAMSRLDEVISKYAMMQDKSEESERQKRRARLPQATPSHSADPSKASLDSGEGPSGMASQECPTTSKAETDDEDEESDEEEEEEEEEEDEEEDEEATDSEEEEDLEQMQEGQGDDEEEEEEEDEDEEADLH, encoded by the exons ATGGCCACCGCTAACAGCATCATCGTgctggatgatgatgatgaagatgaagcAGCTGCTCTGCCAgggccctcccacccaccccccaatccGGCCTCACCCAGGGCAGAAGCCCCTGGCTCCTCTCAGCCCCATGGGGCTGGAGGAAGCAGTAGTTCGGGCGGCAAGAAATGCTACAAGTTGGAGAATGAGAAGCTGTTTGAAGAG TTCCTTGAACTGTGTAAGACGCAGACGGCGGACCACCCTGAGGTGGTCCCGTTCCTCTATAACCGGCAGCAGCGGGCCCACTCTCTGTTTTTGGCCTCGGCGGAGTTCTGCAACATCCTCTCTCGGGTCCTCTCTCGGGCCCAGAGCCGGCCAGCTAAGCTCTATGTCTACATTAATGAGCTCTGCACTGTTCTCAAGGCCCACTCAGCCAAGAAGAAGCTGAACCTGGCCCCTGCTGCCACCACCTCTAGTGAGCCCTCTGGGAATAACCCTCCCGCAGACCCCTCCTTGGACCCCACAAGTGCTGAGACCACTGCCTCTGAGGCCCCAAGGACCCATGGCTCCCGGCGGCAGATCCAGCGCTTGGAGCAGCTGCTGGCACTCTACGTGGCAGAGATCCGGCGGCTGCAGGAAAAGGAGTTGGATCTCTCAGAATTGGATGACCCAGACTCCACTTACCTGCAGGAGGCGAGGTTGAAGCGTAAGCTGATCCGCCTCTTTGGGCGGCTGTGTGAGCTGAAAGACTGCTCTTCACTGACAGGCCGGGTCATAGAGCAGCGCATCCCCTACCGTGGTACCCGCTACCCAGAGGTCAACAGGCGCATTGAGCGGCTCATCAACAAGCCAGGGCCTGATACCTTCCCTGACTATGGAGACGTACTGCGGGCTGTAGAGAAGGCAGCTGCTCGGCACAGCCTTGGCCTCCCCCGACAGCAGCTCCAGCTCATGGCTCAGGATGCCTTCCGAGATGTGGGCATCAGGTTACAGGAGCGTCGCCACCTTGATCTCATCTACAACTTTGGCTGTCACCTCACAGATGACTATAGGCCAG GCATTGATCCCGCACTGTCAGATCCTGCCCTGGCTCGGCGCCTGCGGGAGAACCGGAGCTTGGCTATGAGCCGGCTGGATGAGGTCATCTCCAAGTATGCAATGATGCAAGACAAGAGCGAGGAGAGcgagagacagaagagaagagcGCGGCTCCCCCAAGCCACCCCTTCCCACTCTGCAGACCCCTCCAAAGCCTCCTTGGATTCTGGTGAG GGCCCTAGTGGGATGGCATCCCAGGAGTGCCCTACCACCTCCAAGGCTGAGACCGATGATGAAGATGAGGAAagtgatgaggaggaggaggaagaggaggaagaggaagatgaggAGGAAGACGAGGAGGCCACAGATTCCGAAGAAGAGGAGGATCTGGAACAGATGCAGGAAGGTCAGGGGGAcgatgaagaggaggaggaggaggaggacgaggacgaggaagcAG ATCTCCACTGA
- the ZBTB22 gene encoding zinc finger and BTB domain-containing protein 22, translated as MFLNCKGLCHYGLLSFFSLSFQRPPRPPSSFPCSCGWGGTPSLHTMEPSPLSPSGAALPLPLSLAPPPLPLPAAAVVHVSFPEVTSALLESLNQQRLQGQLCDVSIRVQGREFRAHRAVLAASSPYFHDQVLLKGMTSISLPSVMDPGAFETVLASAYTGRLSMAAADIVNFLTVGSVLQMWHIVDKCTELLREGRASATTTTITTAAATSVTVPGAGVTSGSGGTVAPATVGSVRFHASSRASENQSPSSSNYFSPRESTDFSSSSQEAFAASAVGSRERQGGGPVFPAPVVGSGGATSGKLLLEADELCDDGGDGRGAVVPGAGLRRPTYAPPSIVPQKHWVYVKRGGNCPAPAPLVPQDPDLEEDEEEEDLVLTCEDDEDEELGGGSGVPPGGGSEATLSISDVRTLSEPPDKGEEQVNFCESSNDFGPYEGGGPGAGLDDSGGPTPSSYAPSHPSRPLLPLDMQGNQILVFPSSSSSSSSSQAPGQPPGNQAEHGAVTLGSTSAGALGMPGGTGGTPGGTGSGDGNKIFLCHCGKAFSHKSMRDRHVNMHLNLRPFDCPVCNKKFKMKHHLTEHMKTHTGLKPYECGVCAKKFMWRDSFMRHRGHCERRHRLGGGGGAGPGPGGTTGPALQPKRESPGGGGSGDEASGATPPSSRRVWSPPSVHKVEMGFSGGGGAN; from the coding sequence atgtttttaaACTGTAAAGGGCTGTGTCATTATGGGTTGTTatcattcttctctctttctttccagagACCCCCCCGGccgccctcctccttcccttgttCCTGTGGCTGGGGGGGTACCCCTTCCCTCCACACCATGGAGCCATCTCCCCTGTCTCCCAGCGGGGCAGCACTCCCCCTGCCTCTATCGCTGgccccaccaccactgcccctGCCTGCAGCGGCAGTAGTGCACGTGTCCTTCCCCGAGGTGACCAGTGCCCTCTTGGAGTCTCTCAATCAGCAGCGGCTGCAGGGCCAGCTCTGTGATGTGTCCATCCGAGTGCAGGGACGGGAGTTCAGGGCTCATCGTGCTGTCCTGGCTGCCTCTTCCCCTTACTTCCACGACCAGGTCCTACTCAAGGGCATGACCTCCATCTCGCTGCCTAGCGTCATGGACCCAGGCGCCTTCGAGACTGTCTTGGCTTCAGCTTATACTGGTCGCCTCAGCATGGCCGCTGCTGACATTGTCAACTTCCTCACAGTGGGGTCTGTGCTCCAAATGTGGCACATCGTGGATAAGTGCACTGAACTCCTCCGAGAGGGCCGGGCctcagccaccaccaccaccatcaccactgctGCAGCCACATCGGTCACTGTCCCTGGTGCTGGGGTCACCTCAGGGAGTGGGGGCACCGTGGCCCCTGCCACTGTGGGATCCGTACGCTTCCATGCCTCCAGCCGGGCCAGTGAGAATCAGTCCCCCAGCAGCAGCAACTATTTCAGCCCTCGGGAGTCCACTGATTTCTCATCTTCCTCCCAGGAGGCTTTTGCAGCTTCTGCAGTGGGCAGTAGGGAGCGTCAAGGAGGTGGCCCTGTATTCCCCGCCCCTGTGGTTGGCAGTGGGGGGGCTACCTCTGGGAAGCTGCTGCTGGAGGCAGATGAGCTGTGTGATGacggtggggatgggaggggtgCAGTGGTCCCTGGGGCTGGGCTCCGCCGGCCCACCTACGCACCCCCCAGCATTGTGCCGCAGAAACACTGGGTATATGTGAAACGGGGTGGAAACTGCCCAGCACCAGCGCCCCTCGTTCCCCAAGACCCAGACCTGGAAGAGGATGAGGAGGAGGAAGACTTGGTGTTGACCTGTGAGGATGATGAAGATGAAGAGCTGGGGGGTGGCTCCGGGGTGCCACCAGGGGGAGGATCTGAGGCTACCCTTAGCATAAGTGACGTCCGGACCCTGTCTGAGCCTCCAGACAAGGGAGAGGAGCAGGTCAATTTCTGTGAGTCCTCCAATGACTTTGGCCCCTATGAAGGTGGGGGTCCTGGGGCAGGGCTTGATGATTCAGGGGGACCAACCCCTTCCTCCTATGCTCCCTCCCATCCTTCGAGGCCCCTGCTTCCACTGGACATGCAAGGCAACCAGATCCTGGTCTTCCCAtcctcttcatcctcctcctcctcctcacagGCTCCAGGCCAGCCACCAGGGAACCAAGCTGAACATGGGGCAGTGACCCTGGGGAGCACATCGGCAGGGGCCCTGGGCATGCCGGGTGGCACCGGCGGGACTCCTGGAGGGACAGGCAGTGGGGATGGAAATAAGATCTTTCTGTGCCACTGCGGAAAGGCCTTCTCCCACAAGAGCATGCGAGATCGCCATGTGAACATGCACCTCAACCTGCGGCCCTTTGATTGCCCCGTGTGCAACAAAAAGTTCAAGATGAAGCATCACCTGACAGAGCACATGAAGACACACACAGGCCTCAAGCCCTACGAGTGCGGCGTCTGCGCCAAGAAGTTCATGTGGCGAGACAGTTTCATGCGCCATCGGGGACATTGTGAGCGCCGGCACCGCCtaggcggcgggggcggggccggaccCGGACCCGGGGGGACCACCGGGCCAGCCTTGCAGCCCAAGAGAGAGTCCCCCGGCGGCGGGGGCAGCGGCGACGAGGCGAGTGGGGCCACGCCCCCGTCCAGTCGACGGGTCTGGTCCCCGCCCAGCGTCCACAAGGTGGAGATGGGCTTCAGTGGGGGCGGAGGAGCAAACTGA
- the TAPBP gene encoding tapasin isoform X2 yields MKPLSLLLAVALGTATVVSAGPAVIECWFVEDAGGGRLSKKPSALLLRQSSESPPPRPDLDPERYLKVHDPAGTLLAAFRRYPRDAPAPRCEMSHYVPLPASAIWLSGLTPEQSCPRALDGRWLMVSMSSPVLSLSSLLRPQSEPQPEPALITMATAVLTVLTHTPTPRIRLGQDALLDLSFAYSPPTPKAATSLAPGPPPFGLEWRRQHLGKGHLMLAATPGLSGQMPAAREGAVAFAAWDDDEPLGPWTGNGTFWLPAVQPFQEGTYLATVHLPYLQGQTTLELAVQKPPKVTLTPAPLIWAAPREAPPELLCLVSHFYPSEGLEVEWELWGGPEGRFQKAEGQRWLSALSHHSDGSVSLSAHLQPPPVTTGQHGARYACRVHHPSLPALGRSAEVTLQVAGLSGPSLEDGVGLFLSAFLLLGLINVLGWAAAYLATSKDSVEKKTQ; encoded by the exons ATGAAGCCTCTGTCCCTGCTCCTCGCTGTGGCTCTGG GCACGGCGACCGTCGTCTCGGCGGGACCCGCAGTGATAGAGTGCTGGTTCGTGGAGGATGCGGGCGGGGGCCGGTTGTCCAAGAAACCCTCTGCACTGCTGCTGCGCCAGAGCTCGGAGAGCCCACCTCCCCGGCCGGACCTCGACCCAGAGCGCTACCTCAAAGTGCATG ACCCCGCGGGCACCCTCCTGGCCGCCTTCAGGCGATACCCGCGGGACGCCCCCGCGCCACGCTGCGAAATGAGCCACTACGTCCCGCTTCCTGCCTCGGCGATCTGGCTCAGCGGCTTGACCCCGGAGCAGAGCTGCCCGCGGGCCCTGGATGGGAGGTGGCTCATGGTCAGCATGTCCAGCCCGGTCCTCAGCCTCTCCAGCCTCCTTCGACCACAGTCCGAGCCTCAGCCGGAGCCTGCTCTCATCACCATGGCAACAG CTGTGCTGACTGTCCTCACTCACACCCCCACCCCTCGCATCCGATTGGGACAAGATGCCCTGCTGGACCTGAGCTTCGCCTactcgccccccacccccaaggctgCTACCTCTCTGGCCCCAGGTCCCCCTCCCTTTGGGCTGGAATGGCGACGCCAGCACCTGGGTAAGGGGCACCTGATGCTGGCTGCAACTCCTGGGCTGAGTGGGCAAATGCCAGCTGCCCGAGAGGGGGCGGTGGCATTTGCTGCTTGGGATGATGATGAGCCCTTGGGGCCGTGGACCGGAAATGGGACCTTCTGGCTGCCTGCAGTGCAGCCCTTCCAGGAGGGCACCTATCTGGCTACTGTACACCTGCCATACCTACAAGGGCAGACCACCCTGGAGCTTGCCGTACAGA AGCCCCCCAAGGTGACCCTGACACCAGCACCTCTTATATGGGCTGCCCCCAGGGAGGCACCCCCGGAGCTGCTCTGCCTCGTGTCCCACTTCTACCCCTCCGAGGGCCTGGAGGTGGAGTGGGAGCTCTGGGGTGGCCCAGAGGGTCGCTTTCAGAAGGCCGAGGGGCAGAGATGGCTCTCCGCCCTAAGCCATCACTCAGATGGCTCCGTGAGCCTCTCTGCACACCTGCAGCCACCCCCAGTCACCACCGGGCAGCATGGGGCACGCTATGCCTGTCGTGTCCACCACCCCAGCCTGCCCGCCTTGGGGCGCAGCGCCGAGGTAACCCTGCAGGTAGCTG GTCTCTCTGGGCCCTCTCTGGAGGATGGCGTAGGCCTCTTCCTGTCTGCCTTTCTCCTCCTTGGGCTCATCAacgtgctgggctgggctg CTGCCTACCTGGCAACTTCCAAGGATTCAGTGGAAAAG AAAACACAGTGA
- the TAPBP gene encoding tapasin isoform X1, with the protein MKPLSLLLAVALGTATVVSAGPAVIECWFVEDAGGGRLSKKPSALLLRQSSESPPPRPDLDPERYLKVHDPAGTLLAAFRRYPRDAPAPRCEMSHYVPLPASAIWLSGLTPEQSCPRALDGRWLMVSMSSPVLSLSSLLRPQSEPQPEPALITMATAVLTVLTHTPTPRIRLGQDALLDLSFAYSPPTPKAATSLAPGPPPFGLEWRRQHLGKGHLMLAATPGLSGQMPAAREGAVAFAAWDDDEPLGPWTGNGTFWLPAVQPFQEGTYLATVHLPYLQGQTTLELAVQKPPKVTLTPAPLIWAAPREAPPELLCLVSHFYPSEGLEVEWELWGGPEGRFQKAEGQRWLSALSHHSDGSVSLSAHLQPPPVTTGQHGARYACRVHHPSLPALGRSAEVTLQVAGLSGPSLEDGVGLFLSAFLLLGLINVLGWAGESAYLATSKDSVEKKTQ; encoded by the exons ATGAAGCCTCTGTCCCTGCTCCTCGCTGTGGCTCTGG GCACGGCGACCGTCGTCTCGGCGGGACCCGCAGTGATAGAGTGCTGGTTCGTGGAGGATGCGGGCGGGGGCCGGTTGTCCAAGAAACCCTCTGCACTGCTGCTGCGCCAGAGCTCGGAGAGCCCACCTCCCCGGCCGGACCTCGACCCAGAGCGCTACCTCAAAGTGCATG ACCCCGCGGGCACCCTCCTGGCCGCCTTCAGGCGATACCCGCGGGACGCCCCCGCGCCACGCTGCGAAATGAGCCACTACGTCCCGCTTCCTGCCTCGGCGATCTGGCTCAGCGGCTTGACCCCGGAGCAGAGCTGCCCGCGGGCCCTGGATGGGAGGTGGCTCATGGTCAGCATGTCCAGCCCGGTCCTCAGCCTCTCCAGCCTCCTTCGACCACAGTCCGAGCCTCAGCCGGAGCCTGCTCTCATCACCATGGCAACAG CTGTGCTGACTGTCCTCACTCACACCCCCACCCCTCGCATCCGATTGGGACAAGATGCCCTGCTGGACCTGAGCTTCGCCTactcgccccccacccccaaggctgCTACCTCTCTGGCCCCAGGTCCCCCTCCCTTTGGGCTGGAATGGCGACGCCAGCACCTGGGTAAGGGGCACCTGATGCTGGCTGCAACTCCTGGGCTGAGTGGGCAAATGCCAGCTGCCCGAGAGGGGGCGGTGGCATTTGCTGCTTGGGATGATGATGAGCCCTTGGGGCCGTGGACCGGAAATGGGACCTTCTGGCTGCCTGCAGTGCAGCCCTTCCAGGAGGGCACCTATCTGGCTACTGTACACCTGCCATACCTACAAGGGCAGACCACCCTGGAGCTTGCCGTACAGA AGCCCCCCAAGGTGACCCTGACACCAGCACCTCTTATATGGGCTGCCCCCAGGGAGGCACCCCCGGAGCTGCTCTGCCTCGTGTCCCACTTCTACCCCTCCGAGGGCCTGGAGGTGGAGTGGGAGCTCTGGGGTGGCCCAGAGGGTCGCTTTCAGAAGGCCGAGGGGCAGAGATGGCTCTCCGCCCTAAGCCATCACTCAGATGGCTCCGTGAGCCTCTCTGCACACCTGCAGCCACCCCCAGTCACCACCGGGCAGCATGGGGCACGCTATGCCTGTCGTGTCCACCACCCCAGCCTGCCCGCCTTGGGGCGCAGCGCCGAGGTAACCCTGCAGGTAGCTG GTCTCTCTGGGCCCTCTCTGGAGGATGGCGTAGGCCTCTTCCTGTCTGCCTTTCTCCTCCTTGGGCTCATCAacgtgctgggctgggctggtgaGT CTGCCTACCTGGCAACTTCCAAGGATTCAGTGGAAAAG AAAACACAGTGA